Proteins encoded together in one Miscanthus floridulus cultivar M001 chromosome 16, ASM1932011v1, whole genome shotgun sequence window:
- the LOC136512852 gene encoding 1,4-dihydroxy-2-naphthoyl-CoA thioesterase 1-like: MAGDSGSSKTPPPAAEDDEVPVAADKALHALGFEFTRIGAREVAGRLPVTDTCCQPFGVLNGGVSALVAESTASVGAYMASGYRRVAGVQLSVNHLRPARLGDVVRAKAAPVQLGRSIQVWEVQIWRADPSTEECKDLVSTARVTMLIKNPSRPEEMSTHEASIKKYAKL; encoded by the exons ATGGCCGGCGACAGCGGCAGCAGCAAGACTCCGCCACCAGCGGCTGAGGACGACGAGGTCCCCGTGGCAGCGGACAAGGCGCTACACGCGCTGGGCTTCGAGTTCACGCGCATCGGCGCGCGCGAGGTCGCCGGCCGCCTCCCCGTCACCGACACCTGCTGCCAGCCGTTCGGGGTGCTCAACGGCGGCGTGTCGGCGCTGGTCGCCGAGTCCACGGCCAGCGTCGGCGCGTACATGGCGTCCGGGTACCGGCGGGTGGCCGGCGTGCAGCTGTCCGTCAACCACCTCCGCCCCGCCCGCCTCGGCGACGTCGTCCGCGCGAAGGCCGCCCCCGTCCAGCTCGGCCGCAGCATCCAG GTCTGGGAGGTGCAGATATGGCGAGCAGACCCTTCCACAGAGGAGTGCAAAGATCTGGTGTCGACAGCAAGAGTTACCATGTTGATAAAAAACCCATCAAGACCAGAGGAGATGTCGACCCACGAAGCAAGCATCAAGAAATACGCCAAACTCTAG